The Coffea arabica cultivar ET-39 chromosome 4e, Coffea Arabica ET-39 HiFi, whole genome shotgun sequence genome includes a window with the following:
- the LOC113741423 gene encoding uncharacterized protein isoform X1, with protein sequence MAFQLGLRPPLGKHFKNFNSSFFSSKPIGIRKLLGVRHCALAPKDAQKLVVEVKEKLEKECSSLPAGKNGKDDEELILWFLKDRRFSVEEAVSKLTKAIRWYHEFGVSELSEESVRSAAESGKAYVHDYLDVNSRPVQIVEASKHFPGKHDFREDEKLCVFLVEKALSKLPAGKEQILVIIDLRGFGTENADLRFLTFLFDVFYYYYPRRLSEVLFVDAPFIFQPIWQLAKPMLKSYASLVRFCSAEVARDEYFTDETVPANLRKR encoded by the exons ATGGCATTCCAACTGGGTCTCCGGCCTCCACTGGGTAAacatttcaagaatttcaattcctcattcttttcaaGTAAACCCATTGGAATTCGTAAGCTTCTCGGCGTTCGGCACTGTGCTCTGGCCCCAAAAGATGCCCAAAAG TTAGTGGTGGAAGTTAAAGAGAAGCTTGAAAAAGAATGTAGCAGTCTTCCAgctggaaaaaatggaaaagatgaTGAAGAGCTGATTCTTTGGTTTTTGAAGGACAGAAGGTTTTCTGTTGAAGAGGCGGTGTCCAAATTGACAAAAGCCATA AGATGGTATCATGAATTTGGCGTATCAGAACTTTCAGAAGAATCAGTAAGATCAGCAGCTGAAAGTGGGAAAGCCTATGTGCATGACTATCTTGATGTCAACAGCAGACCGGTGCAAATAGTAGAAGCATCCAAGCATTTCCCTGGG AAGCACGATTTCCGtgaagatgaaaaattatgTGTTTTCCTAGTTGAGAAGGCACTTAGTAAGCTTCCAGCTGGGAAGGAACAGATACTTGTAATAATTGATCTTCGAGGTTTTGGTACAGAAAATGCAGATCTCAGGTTTCTTACATTTTTG TTTGATGTATTCTACTACTACTATCCAAGGAGGCTAAGCGAAGTCCTCTTCGTTGATGCTCCTTTCATATTTCAGCCGATTTGGCAGCTGGCCAAGCCCATGTTGAAATCATATGCTTCTTTG GTGAGATTTTGCTCAGCAGAGGTGGCCAGAGATGAGTACTTTACCGATGAAACAGTTCCAGCCAACTTAAGGAAACGATGA
- the LOC113741423 gene encoding uncharacterized protein isoform X2: MAFQLGLRPPLGKHFKNFNSSFFSSKPIGIRKLLGVRHCALAPKDAQKLVVEVKEKLEKECSSLPAGKNGKDDEELILWFLKDRRFSVEEAVSKLTKAIRWYHEFGVSELSEESVRSAAESGKAYVHDYLDVNSRPVQIVEASKHFPGKHDFREDEKLCVFLVEKALSKLPAGKEQILVIIDLRGFGTENADLRFLTFLFDVFYYYYPRRLSEVLFVDAPFIFQPIWQLAKPMLKSYASLRWPEMSTLPMKQFQPT; encoded by the exons ATGGCATTCCAACTGGGTCTCCGGCCTCCACTGGGTAAacatttcaagaatttcaattcctcattcttttcaaGTAAACCCATTGGAATTCGTAAGCTTCTCGGCGTTCGGCACTGTGCTCTGGCCCCAAAAGATGCCCAAAAG TTAGTGGTGGAAGTTAAAGAGAAGCTTGAAAAAGAATGTAGCAGTCTTCCAgctggaaaaaatggaaaagatgaTGAAGAGCTGATTCTTTGGTTTTTGAAGGACAGAAGGTTTTCTGTTGAAGAGGCGGTGTCCAAATTGACAAAAGCCATA AGATGGTATCATGAATTTGGCGTATCAGAACTTTCAGAAGAATCAGTAAGATCAGCAGCTGAAAGTGGGAAAGCCTATGTGCATGACTATCTTGATGTCAACAGCAGACCGGTGCAAATAGTAGAAGCATCCAAGCATTTCCCTGGG AAGCACGATTTCCGtgaagatgaaaaattatgTGTTTTCCTAGTTGAGAAGGCACTTAGTAAGCTTCCAGCTGGGAAGGAACAGATACTTGTAATAATTGATCTTCGAGGTTTTGGTACAGAAAATGCAGATCTCAGGTTTCTTACATTTTTG TTTGATGTATTCTACTACTACTATCCAAGGAGGCTAAGCGAAGTCCTCTTCGTTGATGCTCCTTTCATATTTCAGCCGATTTGGCAGCTGGCCAAGCCCATGTTGAAATCATATGCTTCTTTG AGGTGGCCAGAGATGAGTACTTTACCGATGAAACAGTTCCAGCCAACTTAA
- the LOC113740767 gene encoding DELLA protein RGL3-like: MPISFSNISRTSEAMWYKVERLRDPQKLLEESPDTPNNSCCSQALLTDKIMKLAKAQLVLLNSKKADVLSSGKGCFRGQCGVSSKVAQDLELALLVQAAAEKVEDEQLVCARKLLTICDVLASKTALNEKIDQALGIISSDKLKGQEWLPMAEELDKNFLEPVIMSCQQEVPFCLETQFISSQSILEAVTAAKKVHLMDFEIDNGSQWTLIMEALAVHHECPVELLKITDVGTCEATMEKMGKRLSSSAQTINLPFSFKIVVSDLKDLKEEFFNSEADEAVAIDLPYRLWSLLAWPNHLEALMAVIKSIKPCFLVLKEVEVYAKAPTFLERFNEKLLFISGPIDSTNSCMLYRKLVEEVHWWGMIRNVLTAESIERTLRQERIGFWRFLFKKFGFVESDLNQTSILQANLSLKRSDQC, translated from the exons ATGCCCATTTCCTTCTCTAACATCAGTAGGACTTCTGAAGCCATGTGGTACAAAGTTGAACGTTTGAGGGATCCGCAAAAGCTTCTTGAGGAGAGCCCTGATACCCCAAATAATTCTTGTTGCTCTCAAGCCTTGCTAACTGATAAGATTATGAAATTAGCGAAAGCACAGCTGGTTCTATTAAACTCCAAGAAGGCAGATGTTCTCTCCAGTGGAAAAGGTTGCTTTAGAGGCCAATGCGGTGTATCTTCCAAAGTTGCTCAAGACTTGGAACTTGCACTGTTAGTTCAAGCTGCAGCTGAGAAAGTTGAAGATGAACAGTTAGTTTGTGCCAGAAAATTGCTGACTATATGCGATGTCTTAGCTTCTAAAACTG CTCTTAACGAGAAGATTGATCAAGCGTTGGGGATAATTTCATCAGACAAACTTAAAGGTCAAGAATGGTTGCCAATGGCTGAGGAGCTGGATAAGAATTTTCTAGAACCTGTGATCATGTCATGTCAACAGGAAGTCCCATTCTGTCTGGAAACACAATTCATATCAAGTCAATCCATACTGGAAGCTGTGACAGCAGCTAAGAAGGTTCATTTAATGGATTTTGAAATTGATAATGGTTCACAGTGGACACTGATTATGGAAGCTCTTGCTGTCCATCATGAATGCCCTGTTGAACTTCTCAAGATTACTGACGTTGGAACCTGTGAAGCAACCATGGAAAAGATGGGCAAACGTTTGTCATCTTCTGCTCAAACCATTAACTTACCTTTCTCATTTAAGATAGTTGTGTCAGACCTCAAGGATCTCAAGGAAGAATTCTTCAATTCAGAGGCTGATGAAGCTGTGGCAATTGACTTGCCATACCGGCTTTGGTCATTGTTAGCATGGCCTAATCATTTAGAGGCCTTGATGGCAGTGATCAAGAGTATCAAGCCATGTTTTCTGGTGCTCAAGGAAGTGGAGGTCTATGCAAAGGCACCAACTTTCCTGGAACGTTTCAATGAAAAGCTCCTCTTTATCAGCGGGCCAATTGATTCCACAAATTCTTGTATGCTGTATAGAAAACTGGTAGAAGAAGTTCACTGGTGGGGGATGATTCGTAATGTTCTCACAGCTGAAAGTATAGAGAGGACTCTGAGACAAGAAAGAATAGGTTTCTGGAGATTCCTTTTCAAAAAGTTCGGTTTTGTGGAATCAGatctcaaccaaacatcaatatTGCAAGCAAATTTGTCACTTAAAAGATCTGATCAGTGTTAA
- the LOC113741349 gene encoding uncharacterized protein produces the protein MEKPKLFLSYIILTVMAVDLCLIAQSREIESPQYTVVHSESDFEVRFYRDSVWMSAPAKETSFRKATKDGFHRLFQYIQGANLNFSRIYMTAPVLTSVVPGAGPLHASAYFVKLYLPLKFQASPPLPLPELNLAPDSWSSHCIAVRQFSGFARDSNIVKEAEKLAISLSRSQWANSTSHSEYVYSIAQYNSPFRIIGRKNEVWVDVAGSEANGCKSSLLASY, from the exons ATGGAGAAGCCAAAATTGTTCCTTTCTTACATAATCCTGACAGTAATGGCGGTGGATTTATGTTTGATAGCTCAAAGCAGGGAAATTGAGTCACCACAGTACACGGTTGTGCACTCAGAATCAGATTTTGAGGTGAGATTTTACAGGGACTCTGTTTGGATGAGTGCACCTGCCAAAGAAACCTCCTTTCGGAAAGCCACAAAAGATGGTTTTCACAG GTTATTTCAGTATATTCAAGGGGCAAACTTGAACTTCTCTAGGATCTACATGACTGCACCTGTCTTGACAAGCGTTGTTCCGGGAGCTGGACCACTTCATGCATCAGCATACTTCGTGAAACTCTATCTACCTCTCAAGTTTCAAGCCAGCCCACCACTTCCACTTCCTGAACTCAATCTTGCACCTGATTCCTGGAGCAGTCACTGTATCGCTGTAAGGCAGTTCTCAGGATTCGCCAGGGACAGCAACATTGTCAAAGAAGCCGAGAAATTAGCCATCAGTTTGAGCAGATCTCAGTGGGCAAATTCAACTTCCCACAGCGAATATGTTTACTCAATTGCCCAGTACAACAGTCCTTTCCGAATTATTGGACGTAAGAATGAGGTTTGGGTTGATGTTGCTGGATCTGAAGCAAATGGGTGCAAGTCAAGCCTGCTGGCTTCATACTGA
- the LOC113741394 gene encoding probable apyrase 7, with product MRRLASDDTRRVLEDVEDVVENHGFLYRKDWIRVLSGNKEAYYGWVSLNYKMRVFENFSRLPTLGLLDLGGSSLQVVTEVDELREDDHHLVSKIGLMEHQLLIYSLPAFGLNEAFDRSVVMLTHSEALRESRDGIFEVRHPCLSSSYLQNFTCHGCFGLERMSSENVTTKMEEKELSSYIWLAGSSNWENCKELARAAAVNSSNSKLSELENHSKCIGLSSRTGKMMLNLTSYSHYNALSGFFAISNRLNLSAKANLTKMWETGEHICPRLWADQRSTSAQDCFHLSYMASLFEDALCLRNAEITFGPGDISWTLGAALIEGDYLWRSTSESQKGFLTLKWNERISSSFLLFALLSFLLLIVHHSHIKLPMPNRGTSSTRGCLPSYLGPKRQPA from the exons ATGAGGAGGTTGGCATCTGATGATACTAGGAGAGTTTTGGAAGATGTTGAGGATGTTGTAGAAAACCATGGGTTTTTATATAGGAAAGATTGGATTAGGGTGTTGAGTGGTAACAAAGAGGCTTACTATGGTTGGGTTTCGTTGAACTATAAGATGAGGGTATTTGAGAACTTTTCGAGGTTGCCAACCTTGGGACTTCTTGATTTAGGAGGTTCATCGTTGCAGGTGGTGACAGAAGTGGATGAACTGAGAGAGGATGACCATCATTTAGTATCAAAGATTGGCCTAATGGAACACCAACTTTTAATATACTCATTACCCGCATTTGGCTTGAATGAAGCTTTTGATCGAAGCGTTGTTATGCTAACTCATAGTGAGGCTCTTAGGGAAAGTAGGGATGGCATATTTGAAGTCAGGCATCCTTGTTTGAGTTCCAGTTATCTGCAAAATTTTACTTGCCATGGTTGCTTCGGACTAGAGAGGATGAGTTCAGAAAATGTCACTACTAAGATGGAAGAAAAGGAGCTTAGTTCTTATATCTGGTTGGCTGGGAGCTCAAATTGGGAAAATTGCAAGGAACTTGCAAGGGCAGCTGCTGTTAATTCAAGCAATTCAAAGTTGTCGGAGCTGgaaaatcactcaaaatgcattGGCTTGTCTTCTCGAACAG GTAAGATGATGCTTAACTTAACATCCTATTCTCACTACAACGCGTTGTCTGGTTTCTTTGCAATCTCCAACAGACTGAATTTGAGTGCAAAAGCAAATTTGACGAAGATGTGGGAGACAGGAGAACACATCTGCCCAAGATTATGGGCTGATCAGAGAAGCACCTCTGCACAAGATTGTTTCCATTTGTCTTATATGGCATCACTTTTTGAAGATGCTTTGTGTCTTAGAAATGCAGAGATAACCTTTGGTCCTGGAGATATTTCTTGGACCTTGGGAGCTGCACTCATTGAGGGAGACTACCTGTGGCGTAGCACTTCTGAATCTCAAAAAGGATTTTTAACCCTGAAATGGAATGAGAGGATATCATCCTCTTTTCTTCTGTTTGCATtactttcatttcttcttttaattgttcatcATAGTCACATTAAACTGCCTATGCCTAACAGGGGAACTTCCTCCACTAGGGGATGTTTGCCATCTTACTTGGGCCCCAAAAGACAGCCAGCCTAA